From Polaribacter butkevichii, a single genomic window includes:
- a CDS encoding response regulator: protein MSKNLKVLLIEDNLIEIMKMKRTLSLLKLDHTMQEAKNGEVALEILQDKSNFPDLILLDLNMPKMSGIEFLSILKKDENIQHIPTVILTTSDNQKDLEECYKLGVSGYILKPLKYDDYVKKIETVLSYWSVNELKKY from the coding sequence ATGTCTAAAAATTTGAAAGTATTGTTAATAGAAGATAATCTAATTGAAATAATGAAAATGAAAAGAACACTTTCATTGTTAAAATTAGATCATACAATGCAGGAAGCTAAAAACGGTGAAGTAGCATTAGAAATTTTGCAGGATAAAAGTAATTTTCCTGATTTAATTTTATTAGATTTAAACATGCCTAAAATGAGTGGGATAGAATTTCTATCGATCTTAAAAAAGGATGAAAATATACAACATATTCCTACTGTCATATTAACTACTTCAGATAATCAAAAAGATTTAGAAGAATGTTATAAACTTGGTGTTTCTGGTTATATTTTAAAGCCTTTAAAATATGATGATTATGTTAAAAAGATTGAAACAGTATTGTCATATTGGAGTGTGAATGAATTAAAAAAATACTAA
- a CDS encoding heme NO-binding domain-containing protein: MKGIVFTEFLDLVEEKFGLEMVDKIIYQSELASEGIYTSVGTYSFSEMLQLVTNLSDNTGISTDNLLLVYAEHFFGMIERSYPGLLATYKDPIEMLASIENHIHVEVQKIYPEAELPTFVVEEKTENSLTMVYKSSRAMHHFGLGLMNKTFEHFNTEASIVLEKIKEDGTEVRFIVNKK, translated from the coding sequence ATGAAAGGAATTGTTTTTACAGAATTTTTAGATCTAGTAGAAGAAAAGTTTGGTTTAGAAATGGTTGATAAAATTATTTATCAATCAGAATTAGCGTCAGAAGGAATTTATACATCTGTTGGAACTTATAGTTTTTCTGAGATGTTACAATTAGTAACAAACCTTAGTGATAACACTGGTATTTCTACAGATAACTTACTTTTGGTTTATGCAGAACACTTTTTTGGAATGATAGAAAGAAGTTATCCTGGTCTTTTAGCAACCTATAAAGACCCAATAGAAATGTTGGCTTCTATTGAAAATCATATACACGTAGAGGTGCAAAAAATTTATCCAGAAGCAGAATTGCCAACATTTGTAGTAGAAGAAAAAACAGAGAACTCTTTAACAATGGTGTATAAATCTAGTAGAGCAATGCATCATTTTGGATTAGGATTAATGAATAAAACTTTTGAGCATTTTAATACAGAAGCTTCAATAGTATTAGAAAAAATTAAAGAAGACGGTACAGAGGTTCGATTTATTGTTAATAAAAAATAA